A DNA window from Anastrepha ludens isolate Willacy chromosome 6, idAnaLude1.1, whole genome shotgun sequence contains the following coding sequences:
- the LOC128866415 gene encoding E3 ubiquitin-protein ligase TRAIP: MLNLNCVICAELFVASDDVRATNCGHMFHSTCLNQWMERSKSCPQCRSRCTDRSVFRIYFNLANLDVSTIDVGSLQEQVDNTNLQLKMKEKELNVANQQIKTLKDRELMAIKTIQGMEKRIQKNDFTILSYSEQLQIVKTEAKMADELRKEVEKLKQQIKTIESVQSIIAATNVEAEKMLKIEKDPVRLSTWVAALKRELRTCETKKNDLRRAMKVMQDNLRQEMAAKKSCQEQISLLESENYQLQEKIKAQESKKPLSLMADYRRRSTDAAPIALPEKRQTLSPTIKENLKKIEDSNSPYLNIKSSSIGLLPLFKRNQDTQPDRAGTTTTKLATLKISPKKTEKTIITHSRSSGILRKTQSDITEKYSIMKKPRLAISASANAKHFGVNFELSGSRAASPTKPKPIGSTLDSRLKAGGLRNIKLNK; encoded by the exons ATGCTCAATTTGAATTGTGTTATTTGTGCGGAGCTCTTCGTTGCCTCAGATGACGTGCGAGCAACCAATTGTGGTCATATGTTCCACTCAACTTGCCTCAACCAATGGATGGAACG CTCAAAATCGTGCCCTCAGTGTCGCAGCAGATGTACGGACCGCAGTGTATTccgaatttatttcaatttggcGAATCTGGATGTGAGTACAATAGATGTGGGCTCCCTGCAAGAGCAAGTGGACAATACGAATCTGcaattgaaaatgaaagaaaaagagCTAAATGTGGCAAATCAGCAGATAAAAACGCTTAAAGATCGGGAACTTATGGCAAT AAAAACTATTCAAGGAATGGAGAAGAGAATACAGAAAAATGATTTCACCATTCTCAGCTATTCGGAGCAG TTGCAAATCGTGAAAACTGAAGCAAAGATGGCCGATGAGCTACGCAAAGAAGTGGAGAAACTTaaacagcaaataaaaacaatagagTCAGTGCAATCAATTATCGCAGCTACAAATGTGGAAGCtgaaaaaatgctcaaaattgAAAAGGATCCTGTGCGTTTGAGCACTTGGGTGGCAGCTCTTAAACG AGAACTGCGCACTTGTGAAACCAAGAAGAATGATCTGCGGAGGGCAATGAAAGTAATGCAGGACAACTTGCGACAGGAAATGGCtgctaaaaa ATCTTGTCAGGAACAAATTTCGCTATTAGAAAGTGAAAACTATCAGTTgcaagaaaaa ATTAAAGCACAGGAGAGCAAAAAACCTTTAAGTTTGATGGCTGATTATAGAAGAAGGAGTACAGATGCAGCGCCAATTGCATTACCAGAGAAACGCCAAACCTTATCGCCGACAATT aaggaaaatctcaaaaaaattgaagattcgAACTCGCCTTATCTCAATATCAAGTCCAGCAGCATAGGCTTGTTGCCATTATTTAAGCGTAACCAAGACACTCAGCCAGACCGAGCAGGAACTACTACCACGAAATTGGccacattaaaaatatcgcCGAAAAAGACTGAAAAAACAATCATTACACATAGCCGCAGTTCTGGCATTCTGCGCAAAACTCAAAGTGATATCACAGAAAAG tattCCATTATGAAAAAGCCCCGACTAGCCATAAGCGCCTCTGCAAATGCCAAGCACTTTGGCGTTAACTTCGAATTAAGTGGCTCACGTGCGGCATCTCCCACAAAACCAAAGCCAATAGGAAGTACTTTGGACAGCCGCCTGAAAGCTGGTGGTCTGCGTAATATTAAGTTAAACAAATAA